A genomic window from Enoplosus armatus isolate fEnoArm2 chromosome 18, fEnoArm2.hap1, whole genome shotgun sequence includes:
- the ankrd34ba gene encoding ankyrin repeat domain-containing protein 34B — translation MEGEGCNPGVAMDSGNPLLRAVFLRRLRLTRLLLEGGAYINESDSQGQTPLMVACRTQHIDAQSASRVKLVQFLLEKGADPNIQDKEGRSALMHACREQAGHEVVTQLLASGADISLEDQTGTSALVYAVMAGEWKVLKLLLDTCKAKGKEVIIITTDKFPCGKLQAKQYLSMPPLSPLDQMDKMTSAAPASPSEIQLITSPQCTSSSLCPPKTVFSFKEGQSCGGSSHPGSLSRCQRLGQAAPYGLQQPLMRLNSEPWLKIPVSLLTQQAHAALSSENGKELNQTEDLPLRIHKLDGDDSTSSTDGFKWYEGRLTRDKGVDGDGMNNECAKHAGQKISLPGLLSSHSASHPNLHSVNLGTDSNASSSSLSGGKNLGTPLHHSMASSSLHSIIQRRKLGSDIYSSDPQLAVDIQNVPEESQQRARDLTDGKRLAPLRCSSTLGSRESLSTSGPSRRVLSGYERRGSGAFLLDHNSQARPRSLPPLTLNSTNTPILNVYSLGSSAGGGFSEKESGLKNFLPSAPPGHPKELTRRMLLRRHSMQTEQFKTTA, via the coding sequence atggagggagaaggcTGTAATCCCGGGGTAGCTATGGATTCAGGTAACCCCTTGCTAAGAGCAGTCTTCCTCCGTCGCCTGCGACTCACGAGACTGCTCCTGGAGGGAGGTGCTTACATCAACGAGAGCGACAGCCAAGGCCAGACGCCCCTGATGGTGGCCTGCAGGACCCAGCATATCGACGCCCAGAGCGCCAGCCGGGTCAAGCTGGTCCAGTTTCTTCTAGAGAAAGGAGCGGACCCCAACATCCAGGACAAGGAAGGTCGCTCTGCGCTGATGCACGCCTGCCGGGAGCAGGCCGGCCATGAGGTGGTGACTCAGCTCCTGGCTAGCGGGGCGGATATTAGCCTGGAGGATCAGACAGGGACATCAGCGTTGGTCTACGCAGTCATGGCCGGAGAATGGAAGGTTCTGAAGCTGTTACTCGACACATGCAAGGCCAAGGGGAAGGAGGTGATCATCATAACGACTGACAAATTCCCATGTGGGAAACTGCAAGCCAAGCAGTACCTCAGCATGCCTCCTCTAAGTCCTCTTGATCAAATGGACAAAATGACATCCGCAGCTCCCGCATCTCCCTCTGAAATTCAGCTCATCACCTCCCCCCAGTGCACCTCTTCTTCCTTATGCCCCCCAAAGACTGTCTTCTCCTTTAAAGAAGGCCAGTCCTGCGGTGGGAGCTCCCACCCGGGTTCCCTGTCACGGTGTCAAAGGCTCGGCCAAGCGGCGCCGTACGGACTGCAGCAGCCCCTCATGAGGTTGAACTCTGAGCCCTGGCTAAAGATCCCGGTGTCTCTGCTCACCCAGCAGGCTCACGCAGCCTTGTCTTCAGAAAACGGCAAAGAACTCAACCAAACTGAGGACCTCCCTCTCAGAATTCACAAACTGGACGGGGACGACAGCACCAGTTCAACTGATGGCTTCAAATGGTACGAAGGAAGATTGACAAGGGACAAAGGAGTAGATGGAGAcggaatgaataatgaatgtgcCAAACACGCAGGACAAAAGATATCCTTACCAGGTCTCCTATCATCCCACTCTGCCTCCCATCCTAACCTCCATTCTGTAAACCTTGGAACAGATTCAAacgcctcctcttcctccctttctggTGGCAAAAATCTAGGCACGCCACTTCATCACAGCATGGCCTCGTCAAGCCTTCATAGCATAATCCAGAGGCGCAAGCTTGGGTCGGACATCTACAGCTCTGACCCCCAGCTCGCTGTGGACATCCAAAATGTCCCCGAGGAGTCCCAGCAGAGAGCAAGAGACCTAACAGATGGCAAGAGGCTGGCACCCTTGCGCTGCTCCAGCACACTGGGCTCCAGGGAGTCACTGTCGACCTCAGGGCCGAGCAGGAGGGTGCTGTCTGGGTACGAGCGCAGGGGGTCTGGAGCCTTCCTGTTGGACCACAACTCCCAGGCCAGGCCTAGATCTCTGCCACCTCTGACCCTCAACTCCACCAACACGCCCATCCTCAACGTTTATAGCCTCGGCTCCAGTGCCGGAGGTGGTTTCAGTGAGAAAGAGTCTGGCCTAAAAAACTtccttccctctgctcctcctggaCACCCCAAAGAGCTGACCAGGAGGATGCTGCTGAGGAGACACTCAATGCAGACCGAACAGTTCAAAACCACAGCTTGA
- the oclna gene encoding occludin — MSSRPNGSPPPYESDNGYNVPPQPAYSYYPDDEFQHFYRWTSPPGILKIMSIIILVMCVAIFACVASTLAWDSQGALGGFGGYGGGYGGGIGGGSYGGGGYGGGYGSFGGSGYGAANGYGYGGLGGNYNDPRKGKGFIIAMAAITFIASLVIFIITVSHQRLSESRRFYLAVVIICAILALLMLIASIVYLVAVNPMAQSGSAYGSQIAGLCAPYQQPQATGMLVNQYLYHYCVVEPQEAIAVVFGFLVTIALIIMLVFALKTRQKIGNYGKSNILWKRVKVVEEMEPPQDVEAWVNNVSAAPDALPMSDYPEKLRGSRSHLDDESTNYDKPPYSYSPQPPVEDHLPVQNGTNSEAASSAGRPKKRRARRPRRDGQDYETDYNSSGDELDDDNFDGEFPPVANEQERNDYKREFDRDHQEYKDLQAELDAINKNLSEVDRELDDLQEGSPQYLDALDEYNRIKDIKRSPDYQVKKRRCKYLKSKLNHIKKMVGDYDRNA; from the exons ATGTCCTCCAGGCCCAATGGGAGTCCACCTCCCTACGAGTCAGATAACGGATA TAACGTCCCCCCCCAGCCGGCCTATTCTTACTACCCAGATGACGAGTTCCAGCATTTCTACCGCTGGACGTCTCCACCAGGCATCCTCAAAATCATGTCCATCATCATCCTCGTGATGTGCGTGGCCATATTTGCTTGCGTCGCCTCGACACTGGCTTGGGACTCTCAGGGAGCCCTGGGCGGCTTTGGGGGCTACGGGGGAGGCTACGGGGGAGGCATAGGAGGAGGAAGTTATGGAGGAGGAGGTTATGGAGGAGGCTACGGCAGCTTTGGTGGCAGCGGGTATGGAGCTGCAAACGGCTACGGCTACGGCGGACTCGGAGGGAACTACAATGACCCCCGAAAGGGCAAAGGGTTCATCATTGCCATGGCCGCCATCACCTTCATCGCATCCCtggtcatcttcatcatcaccgtGTCCCACCAGAGACTATCAGAGAGCAGGAGGTTCTACCTAGCAGTGGTGATCATCTGCGCCATCCTAGCCTTGCTAATGCTAATAGCCTCCATAGTGTACCTGGTAGCGGTGAACCCCATGGCTCAGTCTGGATCGGCCTACGGCAGCCAGATTGCTGGTCTGTGTGCTCCGTACCAGCAACCACAGGCCACAGGAATGTTGGTCAACCAGTACCTTTACCACTACTGCGTGGTGGAGCCGCAAGAG GCCATCGCCGTGGTGTTTGGCTTCCTGGTCACCATCGCTCTCATCATCATGCTCGTCTTCGCCCTGAAGACTCGCCAGAAAATCGGAAACTACGGCAAGAGCAACATTCTGTGGAAGAGGGTGAAGGTCGTGGAGGAGATGGAGCCGCCTCAAGATGTAGAGGCGTGG GTGAACAACGTGTCTGCTGCCCCTGATGCGCTCCCGATGTCCGACTACCCCGAGAAGCTGAGAGGCTCCAGGAGTCACCTGGATGACGAAAGCACCAACTATGACAAACCCCCCTACAGCTACAGCCCACA GCCTCCGGTGGAGGATCACCTGCCCGTGCAGAACGGCACTAACTCGGAGGCGGCCAGCTCGGCCGGGAGGCCCAAGAAGAGACGTGCACGCCGGCCGCGTCGTGACGGACAGGACTACGAGACGGACTATAACTCCTCAGGAGACGAGCTGGACGACGACAACTTTGACGG TGAATTTCCTCCCGTTGCAAATGAGCAGGAGCGCAACGACTACAAGCGCGAATTTGACCGCGACCACCAGGAGTACAAAGACCTGCAGGCCGAGCTGGACGCCATCAATAAGAACCTGTCGGAGGTGGACCGGGAGCTGGATGACCTGCAGGAGGGCAGCCCGCAGTACCTG GACGCTCTGGATGAGTACAACAGGATAAAGGATATTAAAAGG TCTCCAGATTATCAGGTGAAGAAGCGCAGGTGTAAATATCTGAAGTCCAAACTGAACCACATCAAGAAGATGGTCGGCGATTACGACCGCAACGCCTGA
- the marveld2a gene encoding MARVEL domain-containing protein 2 — protein sequence MSNGGVFYGRTERLRQAPIYDQVPQGSLPRADSYDLQPLREQRAARLAQSADPLPPPPLPDQPPVGHEFDPSGSEDSVAPDHDPALDIKPVHRFIPDSWKNFFRGSNRSNNKPWSMSAPSSNNNNSTSEGVRCSPPHSPSVPGSYRDPYGGSGGSYNSRKELLELRDGHESVSGRTYRTGLTYSERVEEYHQRYAFMKSWAGLLRILGCVELLLGAAVFACVCAYIHKDNEWFNMFGYSSPGGAYGGGLYGAGTGGTYYTGPKTPFVLVVAGLAWLVTVIVLVLGMTMYYRTILLDSSWWPLTEFTLNLALAVLYMSAGIVYVRDTTRGGLCSYPVFNNGINGAFCRTEAGQTAAIIFLFVTMVVYLIGAMVCLKLWRHEAARRYRERYGQEMHPSNVRAAQSLVDPVSAPEQVQGSSVVPIQAAPKAVPPKVLQGAIPSGHIPKPVVVPDYIAKYPTIRSDEERDQYRAVFNDQYAEYKEIHSEVQVTLKKFDEMDAMMRSLPQNPASQMEVDRINRILQDYQRKKNDPTFLEKKERCEYLKSKLSHIKQKIQEYDKVMEWNDGYS from the exons ATGTCCAATGGAGGAGTATTTTACGGACGCACTGAGCGTCTCCGCCAGGCGCCCATCTATGACCAGGTCCCACAGGGTTCCTTACCCAGAGCAGACTCGTACGACCTGCAGCcgctgagagagcagagagcggCTCGCCTCGCTCAGAGCGCagaccccctccctcccccgccTCTGCCAGACCAGCCTCCCGTGGGCCACGAGTTCGACCCCAGCGGCAGCGAGGACAGCGTAGCCCCAGACCACGACCCGGCCCTCGACATCAAACCGGTCCACCGCTTCATCCCCGACTCCTGGAAGAACTTCTTCAGAGGAAGTAACCGCAGCAATAACAAGCCGTGGTCCATGTCGGCCCCCTcatccaacaacaacaacagcaccagcGAGGGGGTGCGCTGCTCTCCCCCGCACTCCCCCTCCGTTCCCGGATCATACCGCGACCCTTATGGCGGCTCAGGCGGCAGCTACAACTCGCGCAAGGAGCTTCTGGAACTACGTGACGGCCATGAGTCCGTGTCAGGGCGCACCTACCGCACGGGTCTGACCTACAGCGAGCGGGTGGAGGAGTACCATCAGCGCTACGCCTTCATGAAGTCCTGGGCCGGGCTGCTGAGGATTCTGGGCTGTGTGGAGCTCCTGCTGGGAGCAGCTGTGTTCGCCTGCGTCTGCGCTTACATCCACAAAGACAACGAGTGGTTCAACATGTTTGGATACTCGTCTCCCGGAGGAGCATACGGAGGAGGTCTGTACGGTGCCGGCACGGGGGGGACCTACTACACGGGCCCCAAGACCCCGTTTGTGTTGGTGGTGGCAGGGCTGGCCTGGTTGGTGACCGTGATAGTGTTGGTGCTGGGGATGACCATGTACTACCGCACCATCCTGCTGGACTCCTCCTGGTGGCCTCTGACTGAGTTTACCTTAAACCTGGCGCTGGCGGTGCTCTACATGTCAGCAG GCATCGTCTACGTCCGGGACACGACCCGTGGAGGCCTCTGCTCCTACCCGGTCTTCAACAACGGCATCAACGGGGCCTTCTGCAGAACGGAGGCCGGCCAGACGGCTGCCATCATCTTCCTGTTCGTCACCATGGTCGTGTATCTGATCGGAGCCATGGTGTGTCTCAAGCTGTGGAGACACGAAGCGGCTCGCAGGTACCGGGAGAGGTACGGCCAGGAG ATGCATCCCTCCAACGTGCGAGCTGCACAATCGTTG GTGGATCCAGTTTCAGCTCCAGAACAGGTCCAAGGCTCCTCGGTCGTTCCCATCCAGGCTGCTCCTaaagcagttccaccaaaggTTCTGCAGGGAGCGATACCATCGGGCCACATTCCAAAACCTGTTGTTGTGCCTGACTACATTGC TAAGTACCCAACGATCCGGTCCGATGAGGAGCGGGACCAGTACCGAGCCGTGTTCAACGACCAGTACGCGGAGTACAAAGAGATCCACTCAGAGGTGCAGGTTACCCTCAAGAAGTTCGACGAGATGGACGCCATGATGCGCAGTCTGCCCCAGAACCCGGCCAGCCAGATG GAGGTTGATCGCATCAACAGAATCCTTCAGGACTaccagaggaagaagaat GACCCCACTTTCCTGGAGAAGAAGGAGCGCTGCGAGTACCTGAAGAGCAAACTGTCGCACATCAAACAGAAGATCCAGGAATATGATAAAGTCATGGAGTGGAACGACGGGTACAGCTGA